A stretch of the Fusobacterium varium genome encodes the following:
- a CDS encoding putative efflux transporter has product MKSISEFSIRKPATATMFIISMIFFGILGLKKMPIEMLPNINKPTVRIRIKWDGATPSDVDKMITRKIEDVLPNVEGIVEYTSESSAEQSLIFVKFKYGTEVETKITLIQNEINQIRNKFPDDMKEPSIRKSSMSDVPAITFSMAGGDRMEMRSYAENNLKPMLERLSGVAQIQVFGGQEQEVSVEVDPNKLENYNLGIMDVYNKMNKASVNIPGGILREGEKEYLIKIEAEIETADQIKEIVLSNKNGHLLKLKDIAKIQVAPKDRTSIYRKNGKDSIVVIVSKTDDGNSVAIVNETKKIIESNKGSLPINTVLNYEFDSSVTILNSIANVKTSGMQGLILASVILFVFLKSISATLIIAVAIPISIIFTFFLLNIQGISINLISLMGLSLGIGMLVDNSVVVVDNIFRHMTELGKTKLQAAKDGAEEMALPVLASTMTTVAAFLPLVFQEGLAKEQFNNLCYAISYSLLASLVISLTFVPMIASKVMDSKKDLNAEGKIMINFRKIYVAALKWAIRHRGAVLGILAVLFAGSMFVASKIGGRYIPTVDEGRYAVVAKLPSGADVNKADRIGKILEEKAVMIPFVKDYTISGNSSHTILNINAGLKTSRDESLQEIIRELRKTFVEFPDVELTITPGYKFGTRGIYDLEFELYSDNESQLQIVSQELKEKVKEIDGIYDVTSSFEGGKPEGKFYIDREKAEYYGLDARTIATMIQTQILGGTPIKINSDNSEIDVTLQLQKKYRESTGLILDSRITLPEGGNIRISDVAEFRAEEGPSKIEKKDKKKKIVIYANLKDELDLETAQKRVSATLEDMGYPEGLTYGTGGKSADMAEMGAQLKSTFAIAVFLIYFILVWQFESFIMPFVIILSIPLSTTGAFYALYAAGLSIDAMVSVGFVMLAGIVVNNAIVLIDFINIRRAAGDNMNKALITAGKTRLRPILMTTLTTVLGMIPLMFSNGEGSEIYKGMSFVVVFGLSTATLLTLVVIPVFYYLIDDFIFIMKKFRKKLLKKS; this is encoded by the coding sequence ATGAAATCAATTTCAGAATTTTCAATAAGAAAACCAGCTACAGCTACAATGTTTATAATATCAATGATTTTTTTTGGTATACTTGGTCTAAAAAAAATGCCTATAGAAATGCTTCCTAATATAAATAAACCTACTGTAAGAATAAGAATAAAATGGGATGGAGCTACTCCATCAGATGTAGATAAAATGATTACAAGAAAAATAGAAGATGTTCTTCCAAATGTGGAAGGGATAGTTGAGTATACTTCTGAATCTTCTGCTGAGCAATCACTTATATTTGTAAAATTCAAATATGGTACTGAGGTTGAAACAAAGATAACTCTTATACAAAATGAAATAAATCAAATAAGAAATAAATTTCCAGATGATATGAAAGAGCCATCTATAAGAAAAAGTTCTATGTCAGATGTTCCTGCTATTACATTTTCTATGGCAGGTGGAGATAGAATGGAAATGAGAAGTTATGCTGAAAATAATTTAAAACCAATGTTAGAAAGACTTTCTGGAGTAGCTCAAATACAAGTTTTTGGAGGACAGGAACAGGAAGTATCTGTGGAAGTAGATCCAAATAAACTAGAAAATTATAATCTGGGAATAATGGATGTATATAATAAAATGAACAAAGCCAGTGTTAATATTCCAGGTGGGATATTAAGAGAAGGAGAAAAAGAATATCTTATAAAAATAGAGGCAGAAATAGAAACTGCTGATCAAATAAAAGAGATAGTTTTAAGCAATAAAAATGGACATCTTTTAAAACTAAAGGACATAGCAAAGATACAGGTTGCCCCAAAGGATAGAACATCAATATATAGGAAAAATGGAAAAGACAGTATAGTAGTCATTGTTTCAAAAACAGACGATGGAAATTCGGTTGCAATTGTTAATGAAACTAAAAAAATAATAGAAAGCAATAAGGGGTCACTTCCTATTAATACTGTATTAAATTATGAATTTGATTCTTCTGTTACAATATTGAATTCAATAGCTAATGTAAAAACAAGTGGGATGCAAGGATTGATTTTAGCATCTGTTATACTTTTTGTTTTCTTAAAGAGTATTTCAGCTACTTTGATAATAGCAGTAGCTATTCCAATATCAATAATTTTTACTTTCTTTTTATTAAATATTCAAGGCATAAGTATCAATTTGATATCCCTTATGGGATTGTCTTTAGGGATAGGAATGCTTGTGGATAACTCAGTAGTCGTTGTAGATAATATATTTAGGCATATGACTGAGTTAGGAAAAACAAAATTACAGGCAGCAAAAGATGGAGCAGAGGAAATGGCACTTCCTGTATTAGCTTCAACAATGACAACTGTTGCTGCGTTTTTACCTTTAGTTTTTCAAGAGGGATTGGCAAAAGAGCAATTCAATAATTTGTGTTATGCAATATCATATTCATTATTGGCTTCATTGGTAATATCACTTACATTTGTACCTATGATAGCAAGTAAAGTAATGGATAGTAAAAAGGATTTGAATGCTGAAGGAAAAATAATGATAAACTTCAGAAAGATATATGTTGCTGCATTAAAATGGGCTATAAGACATAGGGGAGCAGTATTAGGCATACTTGCAGTTTTGTTCGCTGGTTCAATGTTTGTTGCCTCAAAAATAGGTGGAAGATATATTCCAACTGTAGATGAAGGAAGATATGCTGTAGTTGCAAAACTTCCATCAGGAGCAGATGTAAATAAAGCTGATAGAATAGGAAAGATTCTTGAAGAAAAAGCAGTTATGATACCTTTTGTAAAGGATTATACAATTTCTGGGAATAGTTCACATACTATTCTTAATATAAATGCAGGGCTAAAAACTTCAAGAGATGAGTCGCTGCAAGAAATAATAAGAGAACTCAGAAAAACTTTTGTAGAATTTCCAGATGTAGAATTAACAATAACTCCAGGGTATAAATTTGGAACAAGAGGAATATATGATTTAGAATTTGAGCTTTATTCTGATAATGAATCGCAGCTTCAAATAGTATCTCAGGAACTTAAAGAAAAAGTAAAAGAAATAGATGGAATATATGATGTAACTTCATCATTTGAAGGTGGAAAACCAGAAGGAAAATTCTATATAGACAGAGAAAAGGCTGAATATTATGGACTAGATGCTAGAACTATAGCAACAATGATACAGACACAGATATTAGGTGGAACTCCTATAAAGATTAACAGTGATAATAGTGAAATAGATGTAACACTTCAATTACAGAAAAAATATAGAGAATCAACAGGATTGATATTAGATTCAAGAATAACTCTTCCTGAAGGAGGGAACATTAGAATATCTGATGTTGCTGAATTTAGAGCTGAAGAGGGACCTTCAAAAATAGAAAAGAAAGATAAGAAAAAGAAAATAGTTATATATGCAAATTTGAAAGATGAGCTTGATTTGGAAACTGCTCAAAAACGAGTAAGTGCTACTCTGGAAGATATGGGATATCCAGAAGGATTAACTTATGGAACTGGTGGAAAAAGTGCTGATATGGCTGAGATGGGAGCTCAGCTAAAATCAACATTTGCTATTGCAGTATTTCTGATTTACTTTATTCTTGTTTGGCAGTTTGAATCATTTATAATGCCATTTGTTATTATATTATCTATACCCCTTTCTACAACAGGAGCATTTTATGCTTTATATGCAGCAGGACTCAGTATAGATGCTATGGTTTCAGTAGGATTTGTTATGCTGGCAGGAATAGTTGTAAATAATGCTATTGTATTAATAGACTTTATTAATATAAGAAGAGCTGCTGGAGATAATATGAATAAAGCACTAATTACAGCTGGAAAGACAAGGTTAAGACCAATTTTGATGACTACACTCACTACTGTTCTTGGAATGATTCCATTGATGTTCAGTAATGGAGAAGGATCTGAAATATATAAAGGAATGTCTTTTGTAGTTGTATTTGGTCTTTCAACAGCTACGCTTTTGACTTTGGTAGTAATACCAGTATTTTATTATTTAATAGATGATTTTATATTTATAATGAAGAAATTTAGGAAAAAATT
- a CDS encoding putative efflux transporter, producing MKKLLLIISLFSLVACGDNKTAQTEKKEVVKLARTIELNEQNLEYVKDYNGELKPVNEVTIITPTGGDVKKINFKNGDKVKKGDVILELTDASTEASYYEAEGNLLKARSSYSTDKISYEKYKKLYAKELVSEDEFLNSKNKFETSMGSLKIAEANFIRAKDNFSRLKVTAKINGTITDLNLKEFEKVTASQKILTIIDNSKMELVIAVSGKDTEYTKVGSRAEVIVEELGEKLIGTITEINLSSDSNTKKYSVKINISNENQRLLKGLYAKVKLQQGYIKGLFVPKQAIMIKDLYSYIVISRNNTAVIYKITPDITIGDEQMIEFPDYQTGDRVVVEGQYLLNNNDKIKEN from the coding sequence ATGAAAAAATTATTATTAATTATTTCTCTTTTTTCTTTAGTTGCATGTGGTGATAATAAAACAGCTCAAACAGAAAAAAAAGAAGTGGTTAAATTAGCAAGAACAATTGAATTAAATGAACAAAATCTTGAATATGTAAAAGATTATAATGGAGAATTAAAACCTGTTAATGAAGTGACAATTATCACTCCTACAGGTGGGGATGTAAAAAAGATAAATTTTAAAAATGGGGATAAAGTAAAAAAAGGAGATGTAATACTTGAACTTACTGATGCTTCAACAGAAGCGAGTTACTATGAAGCAGAAGGAAATCTTTTGAAAGCTAGATCAAGTTATTCAACTGATAAAATTTCATATGAAAAATATAAAAAATTATATGCTAAGGAACTTGTTTCAGAAGATGAATTTTTGAATTCTAAAAATAAGTTTGAAACAAGTATGGGGAGTTTAAAAATAGCTGAAGCTAATTTTATAAGAGCTAAAGATAATTTTTCAAGGTTAAAAGTGACAGCTAAAATAAATGGAACTATAACAGATTTAAATCTTAAGGAATTTGAAAAAGTAACAGCTTCTCAAAAAATATTAACCATTATTGATAATAGTAAAATGGAATTAGTTATAGCTGTTTCTGGAAAAGATACTGAATATACAAAAGTTGGAAGTAGAGCAGAAGTTATTGTAGAAGAATTAGGAGAAAAGCTGATTGGAACAATAACTGAAATAAACCTTAGTTCAGATAGCAATACAAAAAAATATTCAGTTAAAATTAATATAAGTAATGAAAATCAAAGACTTTTAAAAGGGCTGTATGCAAAAGTAAAATTACAGCAAGGGTATATAAAAGGACTGTTTGTTCCTAAACAGGCAATAATGATAAAAGACCTTTATTCATATATAGTTATTTCAAGAAATAATACTGCTGTTATTTATAAAATTACTCCTGACATTACAATAGGGGATGAGCAGATGATTGAGTTTCCGGATTATCAGACAGGGGATAGAGTAGTAGTAGAGGGACAGTATCTTCTTAATAATAATGATAAAATAAAGGAGAACTAG
- a CDS encoding putative efflux transporter, with protein sequence MTLAGLSIRRPVATTMVMISVMFIGLMAMFSMKSELLPNMNIPVVTVKTTWQGAVAEDIETQVTKKIEEILPNVEGIDKIESTSTYGQSTIVVKFDYGINADEKVTEIQRELSKITNDLPSAADTPIAKKVEAGAGNLTLVIMMSAPNKTELSSFVEEYLKPKFESLPGIGQVNVFGNPDKQLQIQIDSDKLAAYDLSPMELYDMIRVSSLNVPLGTISTGTKDVIVRFMGELNYIDTFEDMILKSNGNTLRVKDVADVVFTTEDATNISYLSGKESIAVVVEKSSDGSTIDLNKRALEALESLESIMPPETVYNVLLDTSIDINQSISNVSGTAVQGLILATIVLYLFLKNMRATLLVSAALPVAVIFTFAFLALNGTSLNLISLMGLSIGVGMLTDNSVVVVDNIYRHMTELKSPVMEASDNATTEVAMSVIASALTTMVVFIPILFIPGIAREIFRDLAYSIIFSNLAAIIVSLTLIPMLASRFLTNKADITKEGKIFGTVKSNYLKLINWAVDHRWKTVGVTVFIFIFSMVTVPRFLKMEFMPKQDQGRYSIVAELGKGLDLEKSKAIAKQIEDIVINEPNTQSYFTIIENDSFSINVDIGKKDTRKTSVFDIITKLRPIVERVPDTRTNLSEDFAMGSQQRDVQFDIVGSNLNEIKEVGAKVLEEIKKYPGAVDIKSTLDPGNIEARVVLNRDKIKSYGINPSVIAQTLNYSVLGGDRGDTVTVKTGVEEIDVMVRLPKNKRNDINALKNLNIKIDSGKFIKLSDVADIVMAEGSSEINKTDRIYSVTVSANDGGVGMKAIQDKLVEAYNASNPPKSVDYRWGGNSENLSDATSQLGFALGISIFLIYALLAAQFENFVLPVIIIGSIPLALVGIVWGLLVTGQPVDIMVMIGIILLAGVVVNNAIVLIDFIKMTRERGSERQEAVIESCRTRLRPILMTTMTTVLGMLPLSLGIGEGSEIYRGMAITVMFGLTFSTLLTLVVIPILYTLIEDMNNAILKFLKKVYNKIMDLLPKKLSGRD encoded by the coding sequence ATGACTTTAGCAGGTTTATCAATACGTAGGCCAGTTGCTACAACAATGGTTATGATATCCGTTATGTTCATTGGATTAATGGCAATGTTTTCTATGAAATCAGAGCTTTTACCAAATATGAATATTCCAGTTGTTACAGTAAAAACAACATGGCAGGGAGCAGTAGCAGAAGATATAGAAACACAGGTTACTAAAAAAATAGAAGAGATACTTCCTAATGTTGAGGGAATAGATAAAATAGAGTCAACATCAACTTATGGACAATCAACTATAGTTGTAAAATTTGATTATGGAATCAATGCAGATGAAAAAGTAACAGAGATACAAAGAGAATTGTCAAAAATAACAAATGATCTGCCTAGTGCAGCAGATACACCAATAGCAAAAAAAGTAGAAGCTGGAGCAGGAAATCTGACTCTGGTAATAATGATGAGTGCTCCAAATAAAACAGAGTTAAGTAGTTTTGTTGAAGAATATTTAAAACCTAAGTTTGAAAGTCTGCCTGGTATTGGACAAGTAAATGTATTTGGTAATCCAGATAAACAACTTCAAATACAAATAGACAGTGACAAACTTGCAGCTTATGATCTTTCACCAATGGAATTGTATGATATGATTAGAGTATCAAGTTTAAATGTACCATTGGGAACTATCAGTACAGGGACTAAAGATGTAATAGTAAGATTTATGGGAGAATTAAACTATATAGATACTTTTGAGGATATGATTTTAAAAAGTAATGGAAACACTTTGAGAGTTAAAGATGTAGCCGATGTAGTATTTACTACTGAAGATGCAACTAATATTTCATATTTATCAGGAAAGGAATCAATAGCAGTAGTAGTGGAAAAATCATCAGATGGAAGTACAATAGATCTTAATAAAAGAGCCCTTGAGGCACTTGAAAGTTTGGAATCTATTATGCCTCCAGAGACAGTTTATAATGTATTGCTTGATACATCAATTGATATTAATCAATCAATTTCAAATGTTAGTGGAACAGCAGTACAGGGACTTATACTGGCAACAATAGTTCTATATCTGTTTTTGAAAAATATGAGAGCAACACTTCTGGTATCAGCAGCACTTCCAGTAGCAGTAATATTTACATTTGCATTTCTTGCGCTGAATGGAACATCACTTAACCTTATCTCATTGATGGGATTATCGATAGGGGTGGGAATGCTGACAGATAACTCCGTGGTTGTTGTGGATAATATTTATCGGCATATGACGGAACTGAAATCACCAGTAATGGAGGCTTCAGATAATGCAACAACAGAAGTTGCCATGTCAGTTATAGCATCAGCTCTTACAACAATGGTTGTATTTATCCCTATATTATTTATTCCAGGAATAGCAAGAGAAATATTTAGAGATTTAGCATATTCAATAATATTTTCAAACCTTGCAGCAATAATAGTTTCTCTTACATTAATACCAATGCTTGCAAGCAGATTCCTTACAAATAAGGCAGATATTACAAAGGAAGGAAAAATATTTGGAACAGTAAAAAGTAATTATTTAAAATTGATAAACTGGGCTGTAGACCATAGATGGAAAACAGTTGGAGTAACGGTATTTATATTTATATTTTCAATGGTAACTGTGCCAAGATTCTTAAAGATGGAATTTATGCCTAAACAGGACCAAGGTAGATATTCAATAGTTGCAGAGTTAGGAAAAGGGCTTGATTTGGAAAAATCAAAAGCAATAGCTAAACAGATAGAAGATATAGTTATAAATGAACCTAATACTCAAAGTTATTTTACAATTATTGAAAATGATAGTTTTTCTATCAACGTTGATATAGGTAAAAAGGATACAAGAAAGACTTCTGTATTTGACATTATTACTAAATTAAGACCAATTGTTGAAAGGGTACCAGATACAAGAACAAATCTGTCAGAGGATTTTGCAATGGGATCACAGCAGAGAGATGTTCAGTTTGATATAGTTGGGTCTAATCTTAATGAGATTAAGGAAGTAGGAGCAAAAGTTCTGGAAGAAATTAAGAAATATCCAGGAGCAGTTGATATAAAATCAACATTAGATCCGGGAAATATTGAAGCAAGAGTAGTTCTTAACAGAGATAAAATAAAAAGTTATGGAATCAATCCTTCAGTAATTGCTCAAACTCTTAACTATTCAGTATTAGGAGGAGACAGAGGAGATACAGTAACTGTTAAAACTGGAGTAGAAGAAATAGATGTTATGGTAAGACTGCCTAAAAATAAAAGAAATGATATTAATGCTTTAAAAAATCTTAACATAAAAATAGACAGCGGAAAATTTATAAAATTGTCAGATGTTGCAGATATAGTAATGGCTGAAGGATCATCAGAGATAAATAAAACAGACAGAATATATAGTGTAACAGTATCTGCAAATGATGGTGGGGTTGGAATGAAAGCCATTCAGGACAAACTTGTAGAGGCATATAATGCAAGTAATCCACCTAAATCAGTTGATTACAGATGGGGAGGAAACTCAGAAAACCTTAGTGATGCAACAAGTCAGTTAGGATTTGCACTTGGAATATCAATATTCCTGATATATGCATTACTGGCAGCTCAGTTTGAAAACTTTGTACTACCAGTGATAATTATAGGATCAATACCACTTGCATTAGTAGGAATAGTATGGGGGCTTTTGGTAACTGGGCAGCCTGTAGACATTATGGTTATGATAGGAATTATACTTCTGGCAGGGGTGGTTGTAAACAATGCCATAGTATTGATAGACTTTATTAAGATGACCAGAGAAAGAGGAAGCGAGAGACAGGAAGCAGTAATAGAATCATGTAGAACAAGACTAAGACCTATTCTAATGACAACAATGACAACAGTACTGGGAATGCTTCCATTGTCACTGGGAATAGGAGAAGGATCAGAGATATACAGAGGAATGGCCATAACAGTTATGTTTGGATTGACATTCTCAACACTTCTGACATTGGTTGTAATCCCAATCCTTTATACATTAATTGAGGATATGAATAATGCTATTTTAAAATTTCTTAAAAAAGTGTATAATAAGATTATGGATCTTTTACCTAAAAAATTAAGTGGAAGAGACTAA
- a CDS encoding putative efflux transporter: protein MKKTGYLILLLILVMAGCGKKEEEVIEKKVKYVITEPAATRKMNQVFKSDAVLEPKNKVNHKTEKGGTIEKILKRNGDTVKKGELVMELSDAATESSYFTAKANYTSALSSLNIAKSNYDKFKNLYQKELVSYLEYVGYENTYVGAKGNYEAAKASYENAKSDYNKLFRKAEIDGVIGNLFGKEGNEIAASDIIFTVVNDSSMETYVGFPAEWLTQIKVGQELEVEVGALGKKFTGKITEINPIADSSTKKFMVKVAVDNPEKAIKDGMYSYVTIPVGEINVLSVSDEAIFVRNLLSYVFKVEDGVAKRVEVKTGATNLPYTEISSDSVKEGDRIVVKGIFGLEEGNEVEENTEAK from the coding sequence ATGAAGAAAACAGGTTATTTGATACTGCTTTTAATATTAGTTATGGCAGGTTGTGGAAAGAAAGAAGAAGAGGTTATAGAAAAGAAAGTTAAGTATGTTATTACAGAACCTGCAGCAACAAGAAAAATGAATCAGGTATTCAAATCAGATGCTGTATTGGAACCTAAAAACAAGGTTAACCATAAAACTGAAAAAGGTGGAACAATAGAGAAAATATTAAAAAGAAATGGAGATACTGTAAAAAAAGGAGAGCTGGTAATGGAGCTTTCAGATGCTGCGACAGAATCAAGTTATTTTACAGCAAAAGCAAATTATACATCTGCGCTGTCTTCACTTAATATTGCAAAGAGCAACTATGATAAGTTTAAGAATCTTTATCAGAAAGAGCTGGTATCTTATCTGGAATATGTAGGATATGAAAATACTTATGTAGGAGCTAAAGGAAATTATGAGGCAGCGAAGGCATCTTATGAGAATGCAAAAAGTGATTACAATAAATTATTCAGAAAAGCTGAAATAGATGGTGTTATTGGAAATCTTTTTGGAAAAGAAGGAAATGAAATAGCTGCAAGTGATATTATTTTTACAGTAGTAAATGATAGTTCTATGGAAACTTATGTAGGATTCCCAGCAGAATGGCTTACTCAGATAAAAGTTGGACAGGAATTAGAAGTGGAAGTAGGAGCATTAGGGAAGAAATTTACTGGAAAGATAACAGAGATAAACCCAATTGCAGATTCATCAACTAAAAAGTTTATGGTAAAGGTTGCAGTAGATAATCCTGAAAAAGCTATAAAAGATGGAATGTATTCCTATGTAACTATTCCAGTGGGAGAAATAAATGTATTATCAGTTTCAGATGAGGCAATATTTGTAAGAAACCTGTTAAGCTATGTATTTAAAGTGGAAGATGGAGTAGCAAAAAGAGTAGAGGTAAAAACAGGAGCTACAAATCTTCCATATACTGAAATTTCTTCTGACAGTGTAAAAGAAGGAGACAGAATAGTAGTTAAAGGTATATTCGGACTGGAAGAAGGAAATGAAGTAGAAGAAAACACAGAAGCAAAATAA
- a CDS encoding putative outer membrane efflux protein, producing the protein MKKILGLLLILSSSVFAREITLDQAIQMSLENSKEIKVSEKDVEVSKLKVGIAFKDALPSVVYNGTYTRGEYGRKMYKHGWEDQVERKGGYTQTISISQPLFQGGAVLGGIKGAKAYKSIANLLYLGERRDTRLRTIQNYSNIVKYQKDLDALEASKKELQARYNKQKAQLDLRLITKTDLLKTEYSLLEVESQIIGTQNGITIEKENLKIKTGIPKNEDVTVVEFEVPMYLSRNINFKADLDQAMNESINALVAKNYVEAAEASKIVSRADMLPKVNAFASYGTSERTKYNPTIDEAEWRGGVEVTWNVFEFGKNYDNYRVAAIGKEQEMLREKISKDSIDINVTDAYLELIRMEKERDSKERAMEAAVENFRMDQERYDAGLISTVDYLLSESQVREATVAYNQIVIDYLYAFEKYRSLLI; encoded by the coding sequence ATGAAAAAGATATTAGGATTACTTTTAATATTAAGTAGTTCAGTGTTTGCTAGAGAGATTACTCTAGATCAAGCTATACAAATGTCACTGGAGAACAGTAAGGAAATCAAAGTTTCAGAGAAAGATGTTGAAGTATCAAAATTAAAAGTGGGAATCGCATTTAAAGATGCTCTGCCAAGTGTTGTATACAATGGAACATATACTAGAGGAGAATATGGACGTAAAATGTATAAACATGGTTGGGAAGATCAAGTAGAGAGAAAGGGCGGATATACTCAGACAATATCAATATCACAGCCATTATTTCAGGGAGGAGCAGTTTTAGGAGGAATAAAAGGTGCCAAAGCATATAAAAGTATAGCTAACTTATTGTATTTAGGAGAAAGAAGAGATACAAGACTTAGAACTATTCAAAATTATTCCAACATTGTTAAATACCAAAAGGATTTAGATGCTTTAGAGGCTTCTAAAAAAGAACTTCAGGCTAGATATAATAAACAGAAAGCTCAGTTAGACTTAAGACTTATAACTAAAACAGATTTATTAAAAACTGAGTATTCTCTTTTAGAAGTTGAGTCACAAATCATTGGAACTCAAAATGGAATAACTATTGAAAAAGAAAATCTTAAGATAAAAACAGGAATTCCTAAAAATGAAGATGTAACAGTTGTAGAATTTGAAGTTCCTATGTATTTGAGCAGAAATATAAATTTCAAAGCTGATTTAGATCAGGCTATGAATGAGAGTATAAATGCTTTAGTAGCTAAAAATTATGTAGAGGCAGCAGAGGCTTCTAAAATAGTGTCAAGAGCAGATATGCTTCCTAAAGTAAATGCTTTTGCAAGTTATGGAACATCAGAAAGAACAAAATACAATCCAACAATAGATGAAGCTGAATGGAGAGGCGGAGTGGAAGTAACATGGAATGTATTTGAGTTTGGAAAGAATTATGATAACTACAGAGTAGCTGCAATAGGAAAAGAGCAGGAAATGCTGAGAGAAAAGATATCTAAGGATAGTATTGATATAAATGTAACTGATGCTTATTTAGAATTGATAAGAATGGAAAAAGAGAGAGATTCTAAAGAAAGAGCAATGGAAGCAGCAGTAGAAAACTTTAGAATGGATCAGGAAAGATATGATGCAGGATTGATTTCAACAGTAGACTATTTATTATCTGAATCACAGGTGAGAGAAGCAACAGTGGCATATAATCAGATAGTGATAGATTATTTGTATGCATTTGAAAAATACAGATCACTGCTTATTTAA
- a CDS encoding putative transcriptional regulator, with protein MPVIGKKEQIMEAATKLILKKGYSHTSVEDITNEMGIAKGSFYTYFKSKNLLLQTIAEKKIDEMMEKQDDILKNSFSFEETLKNIILVRLKFSHESMKRELVLISLIKNIEALSPEIREILKRIEQINIDFIKKLLIKFKNELKAKEDDFQKYSELISAIIREFKIVSFFLDRSNNENIFIQDFDIVIEKMNNEKLEEGIDFINNCILKILR; from the coding sequence ATGCCAGTCATAGGAAAAAAAGAGCAGATAATGGAAGCTGCTACAAAGCTCATACTTAAAAAGGGTTATTCACATACTTCAGTAGAAGATATAACTAATGAAATGGGGATAGCTAAAGGTAGTTTTTATACTTATTTTAAGTCAAAAAATTTATTATTACAGACTATTGCGGAAAAGAAAATAGATGAAATGATGGAGAAGCAGGATGATATTCTTAAGAATAGCTTTTCTTTTGAAGAAACTTTAAAGAATATTATTCTGGTAAGACTTAAATTTTCCCATGAAAGTATGAAAAGAGAACTTGTATTAATAAGTTTAATAAAGAATATAGAAGCTTTAAGTCCAGAAATAAGAGAAATTTTAAAAAGAATTGAACAGATAAATATTGATTTCATAAAGAAATTACTTATAAAATTTAAAAATGAACTAAAAGCAAAAGAAGATGATTTTCAAAAATATTCAGAACTTATTAGTGCTATAATACGAGAATTTAAGATAGTGAGTTTTTTCCTGGATAGAAGTAATAATGAAAATATATTTATTCAAGATTTTGATATAGTAATAGAGAAAATGAATAATGAAAAACTTGAGGAGGGAATAGATTTTATCAATAATTGTATTTTAAAAATATTAAGATAA